A stretch of DNA from Candidatus Rokuibacteriota bacterium:
GAGGGCCTCAACTCCAAGATCCAGACGATCAAGAAGATGGCCTATGGCTTCCGCAACCCGGAGCACTTCAAGACGGCCATCTACTTCCACTGTGGCGGCCTCGATCTCTACCCCGCGACCCACGGAATTCCCGGATGAACCCTTTTTTTTGGGTGTCTCTCACTGGTACGCTTTCCCAAGAGCCATCTTTTCCCCAAGAGACCATCTTTGGGTCGTCGTTCGCAGAGATTAGCTAGTGTCCACGTGGTGTGATTGCATGCTTCTCTCCTTTCCGAGCTCCTGCCCAGCCCTGCGATCTACAAGCCATTTTTTCAAGCGCGGAAAGGGAGAACCATTAGGGAGATCATGGAATCGGGGAGGAAAATTTACGGGAGCGCGGGTTAAGGGGAAACCCCGGCAACGGGTGGGCAACCGGGGGCGAGGAGTGGATCGCCCGCGACCGTAGGCGGCATAAACGGCAGGCGGTTTAAACGGCCTTGTCCGCCGGGCCCGCGCCGGGCCGACCCGCGCGCGGCTCCCCTCCGGGCCCTCCCGGCACCAGGAGCATGGCCCGATGCTGGAGAAGAGTCGTAGGAGCCACGACCGTTATTGGGCGGCGCCTTCACGGATATGTGCCAGAACTTCCT
This window harbors:
- a CDS encoding transposase; this translates as EGLNSKIQTIKKMAYGFRNPEHFKTAIYFHCGGLDLYPATHGIPG